In the Clostridium sporogenes genome, one interval contains:
- a CDS encoding M4 family metallopeptidase: MKSKRLLATVLSAVITFSAVSAVSAAPVGKESKSDPKTTTISWDKSEQNAKKATTDIKQKKFDNAQEITKFFEKNISKFGVKKGTLKSTKTLKDDKGKTHYHTIYEVEGIPVYYGRIVFTTEKDSTMDSINGRIDTVFENGNWKNKIKLSKEDAIAKAKTDIKDQKSNSEKADLYLYNFEGKPYVVYLVNLITNSGNWDVFVNAEDGSIVNKFNNTPTLIDNKAEKLPNAKEIKDGSKKIEAKKANKATNVNSIVNVQGQSVKGVGRTSLDGLVNIDLTYGYGRYYLKDNNRKIYIYDLKNQVNDTDLENYLTWYPGNHNEALMSRSELVSNYNNNFVDNDKVNSVDAYVNMGKSYDYYKNKLSRNSIDNKGMDVKGFVHVGKNYGNAFWYGEYDSMFFGDGNGVFFSPLAKALDVVGHELSHGVTNKQSDLKYEKESGALNESFSDIMGTAIEGKNFEIGEDCWIPSDRYGEVMRDMKNPSRGGQPAHMKDFQNLTMDEDNGGVHTNSGIINHAAYLIADGFEKMGEKDSKDIMAKIFYIANCYYWDQITDFAKCRNDVVKVAKDLYGDNSREVEIVKNAFDQVGITATPQLPL; the protein is encoded by the coding sequence ATGAAAAGTAAAAGATTATTGGCTACAGTGTTAAGTGCTGTAATCACTTTTTCAGCAGTTTCAGCAGTTTCAGCTGCACCTGTAGGAAAAGAAAGTAAAAGTGATCCAAAGACCACAACAATATCCTGGGACAAAAGTGAACAAAATGCTAAAAAGGCTACTACAGACATAAAGCAAAAGAAATTTGACAACGCTCAAGAAATAACTAAATTCTTTGAGAAAAACATATCTAAATTCGGGGTAAAAAAAGGTACTCTTAAGAGTACTAAAACTTTAAAAGATGACAAAGGTAAAACTCACTATCATACAATTTATGAAGTAGAAGGTATACCTGTATACTATGGAAGAATTGTCTTTACAACTGAAAAAGACTCAACTATGGATTCTATAAATGGTAGAATTGATACTGTTTTTGAAAATGGAAATTGGAAAAACAAAATCAAACTATCTAAAGAAGATGCCATAGCAAAAGCTAAAACTGATATTAAAGATCAAAAGTCAAATAGTGAAAAAGCTGATTTATATTTGTACAATTTTGAAGGAAAACCTTATGTAGTTTATTTAGTAAATTTAATTACAAATAGCGGCAATTGGGATGTTTTTGTTAATGCTGAAGATGGCTCTATAGTAAATAAATTTAATAATACTCCTACTTTAATTGACAATAAAGCTGAAAAATTACCTAATGCTAAAGAAATTAAAGATGGATCTAAAAAAATTGAAGCTAAAAAGGCTAATAAGGCTACCAATGTGAATAGTATAGTTAATGTACAAGGTCAAAGCGTTAAAGGAGTAGGAAGAACTAGCTTAGATGGACTAGTAAATATTGATCTAACTTATGGCTATGGAAGATATTATTTAAAAGATAATAATAGAAAAATTTATATATATGATTTAAAAAATCAAGTTAATGATACTGACTTAGAAAATTATTTGACTTGGTACCCTGGAAACCACAATGAAGCGCTAATGAGTAGATCTGAATTAGTATCAAATTACAATAATAATTTTGTAGATAATGATAAAGTTAACTCTGTAGATGCTTATGTAAATATGGGTAAGTCTTATGATTATTATAAAAATAAACTATCTAGAAATAGTATTGATAATAAAGGTATGGATGTTAAGGGATTTGTTCATGTAGGCAAAAATTATGGTAACGCCTTTTGGTATGGAGAATACGATAGCATGTTCTTTGGCGATGGTAACGGAGTATTCTTCTCTCCTCTTGCTAAAGCTTTAGATGTTGTAGGACACGAACTAAGTCATGGTGTTACTAATAAGCAATCCGATCTTAAATATGAAAAGGAATCTGGTGCTTTAAACGAATCCTTCTCAGATATTATGGGTACAGCTATTGAGGGTAAAAACTTTGAAATAGGTGAAGACTGCTGGATACCTAGTGATAGATATGGAGAGGTAATGAGAGATATGAAGAATCCATCTAGAGGGGGTCAACCAGCTCACATGAAGGATTTCCAAAATCTCACCATGGATGAAGATAACGGTGGAGTTCATACAAATTCAGGTATAATAAACCATGCTGCTTATTTAATTGCAGATGGATTTGAAAAAATGGGTGAAAAAGATAGTAAAGATATTATGGCAAAAATATTTTATATAGCTAACTGCTATTACTGGGATCAAATAACAGATTTTGCTAAATGTAGAAACGATGTAGTTAAAGTTGCTAAAGATCTTTACGGTGACAATAGTCGCGAAGTTGAAATTGTAAAAAATGCTTTTGACCAAGTTGGAATAACTGCTAC